The region TTAAAAAATTCCTATGTGATACCGATCAAAGATTTTGTTAATAATGCAGAACCAAATGAGGATGCGACAAATGCCGTATTAATAACGACAAATGCCGAAATTCGCATCGAACTGGAAGATTTCATCAACGGATTATTTTTATTTTCTTTCAATGGGAAGCCACTAAAAGATGGGCCATTGCATTTTTTCTATCATGATGGTTCCAATAAGGATAACCCGGTAAAATGTGTTACAAAAATCGTGATTGAATAGTGATCAAAAAGCTGTTTGCTAATAGGCAAGCAGCTTTTTCACATTAAATAACATATAAAATCCATGCTCTATTCGCCGCACAGTCCAGGATATACGCCGCTAAACGAGTGCCTTCGCTTTTCTTGTATAAATTTGCTTTCCAGGTTCAAAATAAGGCAACACAGTTATTTTGAAGGAGGAAAAGAGATGCTATTGCGCTTATATACATTCCTTATTGCCTGCGTTATTATCCTGGCCGGATGTCAGCAGAATGGTGAAACATCTTTACCCGAGAAAGAAAACGGAAATCAATTGACACATGTGAAAAATTCTCAACCCGTTGAAAACGACAATCTCACCAATAGCGAAATAGCTGACCATTTAGCTGATATTGCTAATACAGTTCCAAACGTAAACAGTGCCTCAGCAGTCGTTGCCGGCCCTTATGCGGTAGTTGGAATTGACGTGGATAAAGACTTGGATCGCTCCCGTGTTGGTACAATCAAATATACCGTAACAGAAGGATTAAGACATGATCCATATGGAAAAACCGCTGTTGTTGTAGCCGATGCAGATATAACGGAAAGACTGCGGAATATGAGCAATAAAATTGGCCAAGGACATCCTGTTAATGGTGTCGTTGATGAGTTATCCGCAATTGTCGGCAGGTACATGCCTGACTTTCCGGTTGATGAAGACCAGCCACAAGAACCCGACCAAAACAAAGAAGTCATCCCGAAACATAATGAAAACAAATTGAACGATATTGAGAATGATCAGGGTAATAAATAAAACGTGAAAGGATACATCAAATCAGCTTGTACGATCATTGACCGCATTTCCAGGTCAAAGCTAAAAAAGGTGCTCCCGATCAATGGAAGCACCTCAGCTTTATCCAGGTTTACTGTTCTTCGTCAGCCTTAACCTCATTGTAATAATTAACACCAAACTGCGAGCCTTCCGAAACCATCTTTGCATTTTCCAATTGAGCCAAATCTTTTTTGGCTGTTTGATCCGGGATCCCTGCTTCATCCAACGTAGAAACATCATCATTTTTAAACGTCTCCACCATGGTTTTAGCCTTATCCTGGATTTTTGCACGTTTGTCTTTATCCATTAGTAAATATCCCGCTGTACCAGCACCTGCTGCAGCCCCAATCGCCGAAATAATGTATCTCTTCTTCATATCAATCGTCCTTTCACCTTTTTGTGTAACATATACCCCTTATATTATTCATCAAACATCAAAATTGTATGCATCTTTTATCGACATGAATCCTGTGTTATAGTTAAACTGTAATGATAGTTATATTCAACCGACTTTGCATATTTTTCTACTGGATTTACAACATGAACAATATTCAGCTGAAATTTCCATATTAAACACTGACGGGTCGAATTAGAGGTGATAAAATGCAAGTGAAATGTGTCCTTTGTGACCGGGTGGAAACGATTGATGATTATTCACTCAAGGCAAAACGATTACGAAATAGAAAAACAAGCATGTATTTATGCCAGACATGCTATTGGCGGATCGACACCAAAACCAGGGAAAGACATGAAACTGGCAATTTTCATTTGTATCAGGAAAAGAAACATAAAGATAATTTGATATAAAAGCCACATCGATAACAAAAAACTCCCGGTACTTGGGAGTTTTTTGTTTTTGCCAATTATTGAGTTTTTGCTCGTCTTTTTCGTTGTTGATGCAGGCGAAATCGATAAATTCCCATAACCACCGAAATAATAATTAAACTTTCGGTCATTGGCATTCTAAAAATGCTAAAAATCGTAATTACATATGTACCAACAGCAAGCATCACATAAACAAAGGCCGTTTTTAGTGGTGGTAATTTTCGGGCAAACCCCAATTTGAATGCGATCGCACCAAAGATTAAATTTAGTACATATAAAGTCCAAAAAATATGATCAACGCCAAATGTGTCTTTAATATAGTTGAAAATAACGCTATCCATCCATATATCCCCCATTAACGTGCATGTCCACAAATCAACACTCTTTCCCTATCATACTAGAACTTTTCTACTCGTGCCAGTCTAAAATATAACGATAATCGGACATCTTGTTTATTTTGAAAAATACCAGCAAATAATTTATACTGTTAGTGTATATAGGAAAAGTTTGTCCAACAAAGAATGACTGTGATGCTACATGTCTTACACTCGGGGTGAAATCATGAAAAAAATAAATTTTCCAATGTTATTATTAGCCATTGTTGTTATTGCCATGTTTGTTGGTATGGGTGCAGCACTTTCCTACCAGAATTTCTGGCTGGTCCTGTTATTTTTTGTACTGGGATTTGCGGCAATGGAACTCGGCTTAATCATTAAACGTAAAAGAAGTGACGCATAGTCAAGCGTCACTTCTTTCCTTTAATAAGAAAGTCATCCAATATCTGCTGCCGAATTGCGGGGTTTCCAGTAAAAACGGAATTCTTTCCCAGCAAATTAACAGGGTCGCCAGTGGTAGTGGTAGTTTTGCCACCAACTTCATTCACAATGACCATTCCGGCAGCATAATCCCACGGAGAAAGGCTCAAGGTTAAATAACCATCTGTAATTCCTTCTGCCACATAGGCAAATTCCAACGCGGCTGATCCGTATGACCTGGAACCACGAACTGTTTTAACCAATTTCTGCATTTGCCGTTCGTCAACAAGTCGATTTTCGCATAGCCAAAAATGATTTAAACCAAGGATTGCTTTTTTCAATTGAACATCTTCCCTTAGGGGCGGCAATGATACATCGTTTTTGAATGCCCCCTCCCCTCGTTTGGCATGATATAAAACATCTTCCATCACATTATAGATGAGGCCAATTTCACCAATGCCCTGATGATAAATACCAACCGAAATAGCAAAATTGCGTTTCTGGTGAACAAAATTCATTGTCCCATCGATTGGATCCACAATCCAAACCGTTCCGTCCAATGAATCGTGATTATCACCATATCCTTCCTCACTAAGCAGGAAGTGATCCGGAAATGTTTCTTTGATGGCTGACGCAAAAAAACGCTCCGTTTCTTTATCCATTTGCGTCACCAAATCATTCGGGTTTGATTTGGTATCAATAATTAGCGGATCATTTATGCGTTCCCTGATTGTTTGACCCGCCTGAAGTACCCAAGCTTTTGCCTGTTCAAAAATATTCTCTCGCAACCCAAAATCCATATGCTATGTCCTCCAATGCTTAGATTAGTACCATACTATCAAATCCTGCCAATAGCGTCATTAAAAGTGCCCTGCTTAAGAATTACTTCTTTAAACGGAACAAAAAAGGACACCTATACAGAATAAGAAACATAGGCGTCAGGTCAGCTTGGGCGTTATTTATTTTCTATTTCAAGTAGTTGTCTCCGGAGTTGTTCCAATCGTTCTTTTGTTTTTA is a window of Lentibacillus daqui DNA encoding:
- a CDS encoding YhcN/YlaJ family sporulation lipoprotein; translation: MLLRLYTFLIACVIILAGCQQNGETSLPEKENGNQLTHVKNSQPVENDNLTNSEIADHLADIANTVPNVNSASAVVAGPYAVVGIDVDKDLDRSRVGTIKYTVTEGLRHDPYGKTAVVVADADITERLRNMSNKIGQGHPVNGVVDELSAIVGRYMPDFPVDEDQPQEPDQNKEVIPKHNENKLNDIENDQGNK
- a CDS encoding YlaI family protein, which produces MQVKCVLCDRVETIDDYSLKAKRLRNRKTSMYLCQTCYWRIDTKTRERHETGNFHLYQEKKHKDNLI
- a CDS encoding YlaH-like family protein, with the protein product MDSVIFNYIKDTFGVDHIFWTLYVLNLIFGAIAFKLGFARKLPPLKTAFVYVMLAVGTYVITIFSIFRMPMTESLIIISVVMGIYRFRLHQQRKRRAKTQ
- a CDS encoding DUF5325 family protein, translating into MKKINFPMLLLAIVVIAMFVGMGAALSYQNFWLVLLFFVLGFAAMELGLIIKRKRSDA
- a CDS encoding inositol monophosphatase family protein, with translation MDFGLRENIFEQAKAWVLQAGQTIRERINDPLIIDTKSNPNDLVTQMDKETERFFASAIKETFPDHFLLSEEGYGDNHDSLDGTVWIVDPIDGTMNFVHQKRNFAISVGIYHQGIGEIGLIYNVMEDVLYHAKRGEGAFKNDVSLPPLREDVQLKKAILGLNHFWLCENRLVDERQMQKLVKTVRGSRSYGSAALEFAYVAEGITDGYLTLSLSPWDYAAGMVIVNEVGGKTTTTTGDPVNLLGKNSVFTGNPAIRQQILDDFLIKGKK